In Pelagicoccus sp. SDUM812003, the sequence TAACGTCCACTAGACGCTGGTCTAGCCCAAAGCGCCGACCATCGCCACCCGGCAAACCGAGCGGACGCGACGCAGGCCTGGAGAAACGAGCCCCGAAATTGCCTTGCCTCCCCAAAGAGGCCACGCGAGCATCGAGCCACTGTTACCCAAGCTCTTACACGAAGCGCACCTCCACCTCAACCCTCCTCCCACTCATGCTCGCCATCGTATCAAGCGCGGCTCTTCAGGGCATCCACGCCGTGCCTGTTCTGGTAGAAGTCAACTCCGGCGAAAGCGGAGACCCACGACTCATTCTCGTCGGCCTGCCCGACGCCGCGGTGAAGGAATCGGACGATCGCGTCTTCTCCGCCCTGGCGAACAGCGGCTATCGCAAGCCGCAAACCCGCACCACTATCAACCTCGCTCCCGGCGACCTGCGAAAGGAGGGCCCCATGTACGACCTGCCGATAGCCCTAGGCATTCTGCAGGCCACCGGACAGCTATCCGGCGAGCGGCGGCTCGACGCGTTTCTGATCGCGGGCGAGCTGAGCCTCTCCGGCGCCACCCGTCCCATCCGCGGAGGGTTGGCCTTCGCCATGCAAGCCCGGTCAGCCGGCAAGCGGGGAGTGCTCCTTCCCATGGCGTCCGCCCGCGAAGCAAGCCTGGTGGACGAAATCGAAGTCTACGGAGTCGAGAGCCTAGCCCAAGCGGCTGGTTTTATCGAAGGCAAAACGGACCTGCCAAACCTCGCCGGAACGAACGCGTTCGAAAACGCCAAAGAAACAAGTGACGACGGTCTCGATTTCTCCGACGTGAAGGGGCAGACCGCCGTGAAACGAGCCGTGGAGATCGCGGTCAGCGGCCGGCACAACCTGCTCATGATCGGGCCGCCGGGCTCCGGCAAGTCGATGATCGCCAAGCGCATCCCTGGCATCATGCCGGAGCCGAGCCTGGACGAGTTTCTGGAGATCCTGCAAATCGAATCGGCGGCCGGGAGCACACGCCGCGAACGCATCCAACGGCGGAGGCCCTACCGAGCTCCGCACCACACCATCAGCGACGTCGGCTTGCTGGGCGGCGGCAGCATTCCCGGTCCGGGCGAGATCTCCCTCGCCCACAACGGGGTGCTTTTCATGGACGAGCTCCCGGAGTTCAAACGCTCCGCTCTGGAAGTGATGCGACAACCGCTGGAGGATGCGAACGTCACCATCTCTCGCTCCGCTGGAAAAGTGACGCTGCCTTGCAACTTCATGCTAGTCAGCGCCATGAACCCCTGCCCTTGTGGCTATCTCGGCTCCCAGCAAAAGGAGTGCAGCTGCTCGCCCCATCAGATCCACCGCTACCGGCAGCGGGTGAGCGGACCGCTCCTGGACCGCATCGACATACACATCGAAGCCCCCGCTCTCACCATATCGCAGCTGCGCGACGCCAGCGCTGGCGAATCCTCCGCCAGCATCCGCCAGCGCGTGGAAGCGGCCCGCGCCCGACAGCGGAAGCGCTTCGCCGGCACCACCATTCGCTCCAACGCGGACATGTCGCACCGCAGCATTCGCCAGCATTGCCAGATCTCGCCCGACCTGGGCGACCTTCTGCAGCAGGCCATGGAGCGCCTGGGCCTTTCCGCTCGGGCCTACGATCGCATCCTGAAGGTCAGCCGCACCATCGCCGACCTCGCGGAGAGCGAAACAATCCAGAGCTCCCACCTGCTGGAAGCCATCCAGTACCGCAGCCTCGACCGCCTGGGAAGCGCATGATCGTGGCCGAGCGCTTACTCCTCGTTCCCAAACATCAAAAACGGGCGCCGCGTGCAGACTTCATTACAAACCGGCAAAAAATCGCATCTCATGGAGACTTGCGCTAGCTTGTCCTCGCTTTTTTTCCACCAGCCTTGGTTGCTGTCATTCAGTAGGCACGCCCCTTGCTAAAATGCAGGCATTCACTCACTCTCTCAACAAACACCCCAGTTCCCGAGTCAGCGACAGTCTGGCTCCAACGCTTCTATGAATATTCAGTACGACGTCGGCGAATTTTTCGACGAGATGTTCGAGAAGGACGGCTCGGTCCGTCCCCACTACCAAACCTTTTTGCAGCGCCTTTCGGAGCTCAGCGAAGACGCCTTTCACCAGAAGCGAGAAGCCATCGACTTGGCGTTCCTCCAGCAAGGCATCACCTTCACCGTCTACGGCGACGAGCAGAGCACCGAGCGCATCTTTCCCTTCGACCTCATACCCCGCATCATCCCGGCTAGCGAATGGTCCCACCTTTCGGCTGGCCTGGAGCAGCGGCTGGTCGCCCTGAATCTTTTCCTCAAGGACGTCTACAGCGATCAGAAGATCGTGAAGGACGGCGTGGTGCCCGCCGACATCCTCAACTCCTCCAAGCACTTCCGCAAGGAACTGGTGGGGCTGAAAGTGCCGAAGGACATCTACATCCACATCTGCGGCACCGACATGATTCGCGACGACAATGGCGACTACCTGGTGCTGGAGGACAACGGACGCTGCCCATCAGGCGTTTCCTACATGCTGGAGAACCGTCAGGCCATGAAGCGGGCGTTCCCGCGCTTCTTCAGCGACGCTGGGGTTCGCTCCGTTCTCGAATACCCGCGCTACCTGCTCAACGCCCTCAAACACATCGCTCCGGAGGGCATCGACAATCCGACTGTGGCGGTGCTCACCCCGGGCGTATACAACAGCGCCTACTTCGAGCATTGCTTCCTGGCCCGCCAAATGGGGGTAGAGATCGTGGAAGGCCGCGACCTGGTGGTGAACAACGACGATCGCGTCTACATGCGCACCACCACCGGACTCAAGCGAGTCGATGTGCTGTATCGCCGCATCGATGACGATTTCATCGACCCCGAAGTCTTCCGAAAGGACTCCCTGCTCGGCGTGCCGGGACTGGTGCGGGCCTACCGCAAAGGCAATCTCGGCCTGGCCAACGCTCTGGGAACCGGGGTGGCGGACGACAAGGTCATGTACTGCTTCGTGCCCGACATGATAAAGTACTATCTCGACCAGGACCCGATCCTGCCCAACGTGCAGACCTGGCTTCCCTACCGCGAAGACGATCTCAAGTACACCTTGGAAAACACCGAGAAACTGGTGATCAAAGCGGCCAACGAAGCGGGCGGCTACGGCATGCTGATCGGCCCGCACGCCACCAAGGAGGAGGTGGAGAAATTCCGAGTCATGGTGAAGGAGAAGCCGCGCGACTTCATCGCCCAGACCCCGATTTCCCTTTCCCGCCACCCCACCTTCACCAAGGACGGATTCGATGGTCGTCACATCGATCTTCGCCCCTACATCATCAGCGGCGAAACCACCGAGATCATCCCCGGCGGCCTGACGCGCGTCGCCCTTCGCAAAGGCTCGCTCGTGGTGAACTCGTCCCAAGGCGGAGGCAGCAAGGACACTTGGGTCCTCAGCACCGATTCCTAACCTGGCCCGTTTCGCCAACTTCACCTTCACTCACCCCACAGCTTTCACAAACTCTATCTCCCTATGCTTTGCCGAGTCGCAGACAGTCTCTTCTGGATGAGCCGCTACATCGAACGGGCCGAAAACACCGTTCGTCTGGTGGACGTCACCTTGCAAACCTTGCTGGAATCCGAGTCGCAGGACCCTGAAACCAGCTACATCCACTGGTCCGCCATCCTGGCGTCGCTCGGCGATCTGGAGCTCTTCGAAAGCCTCGACCTGCCGCAAACCAGCCAAAGCGTCACCGAATTTCTCAGCTTCAATCGAGAGAACCCGAGTTCGGTCTTCAACTGCATCGCCCACGCCCGCGAGAACGCCCGCATGATCCGCGACCAGATTTCCTCGGAAATGTGGGAAACCATCAATCGGCTCTACCTCTATTTGAAGAAAACCGACCCCAACGAGGTGTGCGGCGACATCGATTTCGAGTTCTTCGAAACCATCAAGCAGTACTCGCTGCTCTTCCAAGGCATCACCGAAACCACTTTCCCGCACAAGCTCGGCTACGAGTTCATCTCCTGCGGACTCTATATCGAGCGGGCCGACAAGACCTGCCGCATCCTGGATGCGAAACGATACATGCCGATGCCCGAAAACGAGGATCAAGCCGCCGTGGGAGCAGCCCAGTGGTCCGCCATCCTCAAAGGCTGCAGCGCCTTCGACGCCTACCACCAGGAGTTCGTCGACGAGGTTCGCGGCCCATCGGTTCGCGCCTTCCTCATGCTGTCCCGCGAATTTCCCCGATCCGTGCTCTATTGCCTCCGACGCCTGCAGGGAGCCATCCACGCCATTTCCGGATGTCCCATCACCCACTTCCAGAACGAAGCGGAACGCAGGCTCGGCATGCTGATCTCGCGCCTTAACTACGCCACCGCCGCGGATCTGGAGCGAAGCAGCGCCAAGCGCCTGCTCTCCGACATCGAGGACGAACTGGCGGCGATCGCCATCGAGATCAGCGACCTCTACATGTTTTCGGAAATCGTCGATCCAGCCCTCGAGGTGGTGGAGTCCTAGCCCAGCCG encodes:
- a CDS encoding alpha-E domain-containing protein, which encodes MLCRVADSLFWMSRYIERAENTVRLVDVTLQTLLESESQDPETSYIHWSAILASLGDLELFESLDLPQTSQSVTEFLSFNRENPSSVFNCIAHARENARMIRDQISSEMWETINRLYLYLKKTDPNEVCGDIDFEFFETIKQYSLLFQGITETTFPHKLGYEFISCGLYIERADKTCRILDAKRYMPMPENEDQAAVGAAQWSAILKGCSAFDAYHQEFVDEVRGPSVRAFLMLSREFPRSVLYCLRRLQGAIHAISGCPITHFQNEAERRLGMLISRLNYATAADLERSSAKRLLSDIEDELAAIAIEISDLYMFSEIVDPALEVVES
- a CDS encoding YifB family Mg chelatase-like AAA ATPase yields the protein MLAIVSSAALQGIHAVPVLVEVNSGESGDPRLILVGLPDAAVKESDDRVFSALANSGYRKPQTRTTINLAPGDLRKEGPMYDLPIALGILQATGQLSGERRLDAFLIAGELSLSGATRPIRGGLAFAMQARSAGKRGVLLPMASAREASLVDEIEVYGVESLAQAAGFIEGKTDLPNLAGTNAFENAKETSDDGLDFSDVKGQTAVKRAVEIAVSGRHNLLMIGPPGSGKSMIAKRIPGIMPEPSLDEFLEILQIESAAGSTRRERIQRRRPYRAPHHTISDVGLLGGGSIPGPGEISLAHNGVLFMDELPEFKRSALEVMRQPLEDANVTISRSAGKVTLPCNFMLVSAMNPCPCGYLGSQQKECSCSPHQIHRYRQRVSGPLLDRIDIHIEAPALTISQLRDASAGESSASIRQRVEAARARQRKRFAGTTIRSNADMSHRSIRQHCQISPDLGDLLQQAMERLGLSARAYDRILKVSRTIADLAESETIQSSHLLEAIQYRSLDRLGSA
- a CDS encoding circularly permuted type 2 ATP-grasp protein, whose protein sequence is MNIQYDVGEFFDEMFEKDGSVRPHYQTFLQRLSELSEDAFHQKREAIDLAFLQQGITFTVYGDEQSTERIFPFDLIPRIIPASEWSHLSAGLEQRLVALNLFLKDVYSDQKIVKDGVVPADILNSSKHFRKELVGLKVPKDIYIHICGTDMIRDDNGDYLVLEDNGRCPSGVSYMLENRQAMKRAFPRFFSDAGVRSVLEYPRYLLNALKHIAPEGIDNPTVAVLTPGVYNSAYFEHCFLARQMGVEIVEGRDLVVNNDDRVYMRTTTGLKRVDVLYRRIDDDFIDPEVFRKDSLLGVPGLVRAYRKGNLGLANALGTGVADDKVMYCFVPDMIKYYLDQDPILPNVQTWLPYREDDLKYTLENTEKLVIKAANEAGGYGMLIGPHATKEEVEKFRVMVKEKPRDFIAQTPISLSRHPTFTKDGFDGRHIDLRPYIISGETTEIIPGGLTRVALRKGSLVVNSSQGGGSKDTWVLSTDS